A single window of Coffea eugenioides isolate CCC68of chromosome 7, Ceug_1.0, whole genome shotgun sequence DNA harbors:
- the LOC113777927 gene encoding uncharacterized protein LOC113777927, which produces MSTIIKKAGKQGKFRTCVTAVTRILTRARDFYINCMNNCASNVGTYNSIGGMVYPASHLAPSLPKSFSVRSSALISDDDLAELLRAASTGGLRNKIELEFLRQQRPPMGGVSVVQRSQTIAIGRIDEEKPCDFGEDVTLRTDAFPRSRSHAVTNRKDFLKNS; this is translated from the coding sequence ATGAGCACCATAATCAAAAAGGCCGGTAAACAAGGCAAATTCAGAACATGCGTTACAGCAGTCACCAGAATCCTGACTAGAGCCCGGGATTTCTATATCAACTGCATGAATAATTGCGCTTCAAATGTCGGTACGTATAACAGTATTGGTGGCATGGTGTATCCTGCTTCTCATCTCGCTCCATCTTTGCCCAAGAGCTTTAGTGTCAGATCTTCAGCATTAATCAGCGATGATGATTTGGCTGAGCTTCTGAGGGCTGCTTCCACCGGGGGCCTCAGGAACAAGATTGAGTTAGAGTTTCTTAGGCAACAGCGGCCCCCCATGGGAGGAGTAAGTGTTGTGCAGCGCAGTCAAACAATTGCCATTGGAAGGATTGATGAAGAAAAGCCCTGTGATTTTGGAGAAGATGTAACTTTGAGAACAGATGCTTTTCCCAGAAGTAGAAGCCATGCAGTCACAAACAGGAAGGATTTTCTGAAGAACAGTTGA
- the LOC113778538 gene encoding uncharacterized protein LOC113778538 produces MKRGDKRQKFHEALLQMLYPPPPAPREDNQDSVDTFTRNPNLDCVPDDLDEDRGSTASTDADEGEENGPKKLTRAQRKRLRKKKLKEAASRRRKIIGPLLPNTSENGTAEVGGGGVVEEEPQGVRGNAAEKDDHARADKPESEERPLGSKQNKLKQRRMVKKLASEGMMNPSSAGNSNEDARICDNGSA; encoded by the exons ATGAAGAGGGGAGACAAAAGACAAAAGTTCCATGAGGCCCTTCTTCAAATGCTCTATCCCCCTCCTCCGGCTCCAAGAGAAGACAACCAGGACTCAGTAGACACATTTACCCGAAACCCCAATTTGGATTGTGTTCCAG ACGATTTGGATGAGGATAGAGGGTCTACGGCATCAACTGATGCTGATGAAGGAGAAGAGAATGGGCCTAAGAAGTTGACAAGAGCTCAAAGAAAGAGGCTTCGCAAGAAGAAGCTTAAAGAAGCTGCTTCACGCCGCAGGAAAATTATTGGGCCACTTTTGCCTAATACGAGCGAGAATGGTACTGCTGAAGTTGGCGGAGGTGGTGTCGTGGAGGAGGAACCTCAAGGTGTTCGAGGAAATGCTGCTGAGAAAGATGATCATGCTCGGGCGGACAAGCCAG AATCCGAAGAGAGACCACTAGGCTCGAAACAAAACAAGCTAAAGCAGAGAAGAATGGTCAAGAAACTGGCCAGTGAAGGCATGATGAACCCATCAAGCGCGGGAAACAGCAATGAAGACGCTAGAATATGTGACAACGGAAGTGCTTGA